The following are encoded in a window of Ogataea parapolymorpha DL-1 chromosome VII, whole genome shotgun sequence genomic DNA:
- a CDS encoding Ribose-5-phosphate isomerase, whose translation MADLVEKSKKLSAYAAVDDNLLSTHRVIGIGSGSTVVYVAERVGQASNKSDLVCVPTGFQSRQLIIDNGLRLGSTEEYPEIDIAFDGADEIDTNLGLIKGGGACLFQEKLVAACSKQLVVVADYRKDTGVLGKGWRKGVPIEVVPAAYTKVSLDLAKLGGKPVVRSGLPAKAGPVVTDNGNFIIDCDFGEIPPAQVAELNAKIKALVGVVETGLFVGLASKAYIGNADGTITKKTV comes from the coding sequence ATGGCAGACCTGGTGGAAAAATCGAAAAAGCTGTCGGCGTACGCGGCCGTCGACGACAACCTGTTATCGACACACAGGGTGATCGGCATTGGGTCCGGCTCGACCGTTGTGTACGTTGCCGAGCGCGTTGGTCAGGCCAGCAACAAGAGCGACCTGGTGTGTGTTCCGACGGGTTTCCAGTCGCGGCAGCTCATTATAGACAATGGGCTCCGGCTCGGATCGACCGAGGAATATCCGGAGATCGACATTGCGTTTGATGGGGCGGACGAAATCGACACCAACCTCGGACTGATCAAAGGCGGCGGCGCATGCCTGTTCcaggagaagctggtggcCGCATGTTCgaaacagctggttgtTGTGGCAGATTACCGCAAGGACACGGGCGTGCTGGGCAAGGGCTGGCGCAAAGGCGTGCCAATTGAGGTGGTTCCAGCCGCATACACTAAGGTGAGTCTGGACCTGGCGAAACTGGGCGGAAAACCCGTGGTGCGTTCAGGGCTGCCGGCCAAGGCAGGGCCTGTGGTGACGGACAACGGTAATTTTATCATTGACTGCGACTTCGGCGAGATTCCACCCGCCCAAGTGGCCGAGCTCAACGCGAAGATCAAGGCATTGGTCGGTGTTGTCGAAACGGGGCTGTTTGTGGGCCTGGCCTCGAAAGCGTACATCGGAAATGCAGACGGCACAATCACAAAGAAGACGGTGTAG
- a CDS encoding Inorganic phosphate transporter PHO87, with amino-acid sequence MKFSHSLQFNAVPEWKEHYLAYSALKKLIYELQELVLENDNSNTASSKLATSQTSDNDVRSNLAGLELSGAAKWKVSLMDKMGSLRRKKEEATTETLELESISEQETLDLAKVDLDKVSPTKVFETALLKELRKIDRFYTAQEKVIFSEIDRLLKDLHYYKETQDDLQRVKTNDRLDRFSKDVERDAGDDDEDDLESTTAFSTLLSDRELNLSFQHEVSYKKRIVQAFIELSELKSFIELNKIGFSKVCKKFDKVLEQHIRERFVESLSSRSEVFSAATLVKIDDYLDELVEVYAGVTRDSIEAARAFLRSHLREHIVFERSTVWKEMIGIEKDKHNAKGSNVLTGDEAELKGMFQVEMYSTEVSWLPFRLGVPKFLFGWTAFKIALAILAGGILLGVKTLNDRTQGNCLAVVAVCAILWATEAIPLFATSLLVPFLVVTCNVLKDADTGEVMDAADAATYIFGTMWNSTIMLLIGGFTLAAALSKYNIARIASSYILFFAGTSPRRILLAIMVVALFLSMWISNVAAPVLAYSLIGPLLKSIPTESGFAQALVLGIALVSDVGGMSTPISSPQNIIAIEALDPHPSWGNWFSFSIPLCLIGLFVVWLEMILTFKINTVKIKPIKPIRAAFTLKQYYICFVSVLTIVLWCLESQLESRLGSSGIISIVPIIAFYGTGLLTTTDVNNYPWSIVLLAMGGIALGKAVSSSGLLHTIATSLSDRIHTYPPIAILAIFGVLCVVFATFVSHTVSALILIPLVQSVGQELDQEFLLVCGITLIASVGMALPMSGFPNSIAISMTDDLGKRYLSTSLFISRGVPISLVMFVMIITVGYGIMSSIK; translated from the coding sequence ATGAAGTTTTCGCACTCGTTGCAGTTCAACGCCGTCCCTGAGTGGAAGGAGCACTATCTGGCGTATTCGGCGCTCAAGAAGCTTATCTACGAGCTACAGGAGCTCGTGCTGGAGAATGACAACTCCAACACGGCGTCCTCGAAGCTGGCCACGTCGCAAACGTCGGACAACGACGTGCGGTCAAATCTGGCCGGGCTGGAGCTTTCTGGGGCCGCCAAGTGGAAGGTGTCGCTCATGGACAAGATGGGCTCGTTGAGGCgcaagaaggaggaggcaACGACCGAGActctcgagctcgagtcGATTTCGGAGCAGGAGACGTTAGACCTGGCAAAGGTCGATCTGGACAAGGTTTCGCCGACcaaggtgtttgagacGGCTCTGTTGAAGGAGCTGCGCAAGATCGACCGTTTCTACACCGCGCAGGAGAAGGTGATTTTCAGCGAGATCGACCGGCTGCTCAAGGATTTGCATTACTACAAAGAGACTCAGGACGATTTACAGAGGGTCAAGACCAACGACAGACTGGACCGTTTCAGCAAGGATGTCGAGCGCGACGCGggagacgacgacgaggacgatctCGAGAGCACGACGGCGTTCTCGACGCTGCTGAGCGACCGCGAGCTCAACCTCTCGTTCCAGCACGAGGTGAGCTACAAAAAGCGCATTGTGCAGGCGTTCATTGAGCTGTCGGAGCTCAAGTCGTTcatcgagctcaacaagatcggCTTCAGCAAAGTGTGCAAGAAGTTCGACAAGGTGCTGGAACAGCACATTCGCGAGCGCTTTGTCGAGTCGCTCAGCTCGCGGTCCGAGGTGTTTAGTGCTGCCACGCtcgtcaagatcgacgactacctcgacgagctggtggaggtgTATGCTGGCGTGACGCGGGACTCAATTGAGGCTGCTCGGGCGTTTCTGCGCAGCCATTTGCGCGAACACATCGTTTTCGAGCGCAGCACCGTCTGGAAAGAGATGATCGGTATCGAGAAGGACAAACACAATGCCAAGGGCTCGAACGTGTTGACGGGCGACGAGGCAGAGCTCAAGGGCATGTTCCAGGTCGAGATGTACAGCACAGAGGTCTCATGGCTACCCTTCCGGCTGGGTGTGCCGAAGTTCCTGTTCGGCTGGACAGCTTTCAAAATCGCTCTGGCAATTCTCGCGGGCGGTATCTTGCTCGGCGTCAAGACGCTCAACGACCGCACGCAGGGCAACTGTCTTGCCGTGGTGGCCGTGTGCGCAATTCTATGGGCCACAGAGGCCATCCCGCTGTTTGCCACGTCGCTGCTCGTGCCGTTCCTCGTGGTCACGTGCAACGTGCTCAAGGACGCCGACACGGGCGAGGTGATGGACGCCGCGGACGCGGCCACCTACATCTTCGGCACGATGTGGAACTCCACGATCATGCTGCTGATCGGCGGGTTCACGCTCGCGGCCGCGTTGTCCAAGTACAACATCGCGCGCATCGCGTCGTCGTacattttatttttcgccGGCACGTCGCCGCGTCGCATTTTGCTGGCCATCATGGTGGTGGCATTATTCCTGTCGATGTGGATTTCGAACGTTGCGGCGCCCGTGCTCGCGTACTCGCTGATCGGCCCGCTGCTCAAGAGCATTCCGACCGAATCTGGCTTTGCGCAGGCGCTCGTGCTGGGCATTGCGCTCGTGTCCGACGTGGGTGGCATGAGCACGCCCATCTCGTCGCCGCAGAACATCATCGCCATCGAGGCACTGGACCCACACCCGTCGTGGGGTAACTGGTTCTCGTTCTCGATCCCTCTGTGTCTGATTGGGCTTTTCGTTGTGTGGCTGGAGATGATCCTCACGTTCAAAATTAACACCGTGAAAATCAAGCCTATCAAGCCGATTCGGGCCGCCTTCACCCTCAAACAGTACTACATCTGCTTCGTGTCCGTGCTCACCATCGTGCTGTGGTGTCTCGAGTCGCAGCTCGAGTCCCGGCTCGGGTCCTCTGGCATCATCTCGATCGTGCCGATCATCGCTTTCTACGGAACAGGCCTGCTCACCACCACAGACGTCAACAACTACCCCTGGTCGATCGTCCTGCTCGCGATGGGCGGCATCGCGCTCGGCAAGGCCGTCAGCTCGTCCGGCCTGCTCCACACCATCGCCACCTCGCTCTCCGACAGAATCCACACGTACCCGCCGATCGCGATATTGGCCATCTTCGGCGTGCTCTGCGTGGTGTTTGCAACGTTTGTGTCGCACACCGTCTCGGCGCTGATTCTGATTCCGCTGGTCCAGTCCGTCGGGCAAGAGCTCGACCAGGAGTTCCTGCTCGTGTGCGGAATCACGCTCATTGCGAGCGTCGGCATGGCGCTGCCAATGTCGGGCTTCCCGAACTCGATCGCCATCTCCATGACCGACGACCTCGGCAAACGCTATCTCTCGACGAGCCTGTTCATCTCGCGCGGTGTGCCGATCTCGCTTGTCATGTTTGTGATGATTATCACCGTCGGCTACGGAATTATGAGCAGCATCAAATAG
- a CDS encoding Transcription factor of the Forkhead/HNF3 family, which translates to MSERKRFINEDNEVFDDPNDLINQVIKNLTVPPDNIPTTVSRVYNNERNLNNEVQAYAKIAGRDWTFYVKSLKVLIGRNTDSHATDRAEDKVDIDLGPSKVVSRKHASISYNLEERRWELVILGRNGLKIDAQRINSTSNGSGPIFLNSGNIIDIGGTQMMFILPDAVPVISNYFLSNLKNKRPKSDVFSNSSASLYSTDVYTNNNVKGFQIYEKSPAPNDLSSPGHTIKGSEQDYSKDDAKDLKPPYSYATMITQAILSNPQGILSLSEIYDWIASHYAYYRHSKQGWQNSIRHNLSLNKAFEKVPRKPNEPGKGMKWQISESYRKEFLKKWEEGTLNKVKRGSSVSRQLQMHLIKNRGLPDSGRSAMPATNPTADFNMYKRPEQPYYESKLNSAAPLHSEPHEALNYITAAASLSNSSIPPSSAPGSTSGTSSVPNQVPKPELSSPIKQLGVPEYRTNFNGSLPPLAGRTASQETPGSVIKPPPTNASASSGNALFPPASPKKYQVSALEAYTPDRGTSRHQLDPPSSSQSHPSVNSSPALWNYVQFSTPLGGPSSNGNQQQNSMQSGATNNRSPAKIELESPLRDRKADSQAGDLKDVDLVKGFKQ; encoded by the exons ATGAGCGAAAGAAAAAGGTTCATCAATGAGGATAATGAG GTATTTGACGACCCCAACGACCTCATTAACCAGGTAATCAAAAACCTCACGGTGCCGCCAGACAATATCCCGACGACCGTCTCGCGCGTGTACAATAACGAGCGGAATCTGAACAACGAGGTCCAGGCATACGCCAAAATTGCGGGCAGAGACTGGACCTTCTATGTGAAATCGTTGAAAGTGCTTATAGGCCGTAATACCGATTCGCACGCCACGGACCGGGCCGAGGACAAGGTCGACATCGATCTGGGGCCGTCGAAGGTGGTTTCCCGAAAAcacgcgtcgatctcgtaCAATCTAGAGGAAAGAAGGTGGGAGCTCGTGATTCTGGGGCGCAATGggctcaagatcgacgccCAGCGCATCAACTCCACGTCGAACGGCTCCGGACCCATATTTCTCAACTCGGGCAACATCATCGACATTGGCGGCACCCAGATGATGTTCATTCTGCCCGATGCCGTGCCCGTGATCTCCAACTACTTCCTCTCCAACCTCAAGAACAAGCGGCCCAAGTCGGACGTTTTCAGCAACTCGAGTGCGTCGCTCTACTCCACCGACGTGTATACCAACAACAACGTCAAGGGTTTCCAGATATACGAGAAATCGCCCGCGCCCAACGACCTCTCGTCTCCCGGGCACACCATCAAGGGCTCGGAGCAGGACTACTCCAAAGACGACGCCAAGGACCTCAAGCCGCCGTACTCGTACGCCACAATGATCACACAGGCAATCCTGTCCAATCCTCAGGGTATCTTGTCGCTGTCGGAAATCTACGACTGGATAGCGAGCCATTACGCTTATTACAGGCACAGCAAGCAAGGGTGGCAGAACTCCATCAGACACAATTtgtcgctcaacaaggCGTTTGAGAAAGTGCCTAGAAAACCCAACGAGCCCGGCAAGGGCATGAAGTGGCAGATCAGCGAGAGCTACAGGAAAgagttcctgaaaaaatGGGAGGAAGGAACTCTCAACAAAGTGAAAAGAGGAAGCAGCGTTTCCAGACAGCTCCAGATGCATCTTATAAAAAACAGAGGCCTGCCCGACTCTGGCCGTTCGGCCATGCCGGCCACAAACCCGACCGCAGATTTTAACATGTACAAACGGCCCGAGCAGCCGTATTACGAGTCGAAATTGAACTCCGCTGCGCCGCTGCATTCCGAGCCCCACGAGGCCCTGAACTACATCACTGCGGCAGCAAGCTTGTCCAACAGCAGCATCCCCCCAAGCAGTGCTCCAGGCTCCACGTCGGGCACGTCGTCCGTCCCTAATCAGGTGCCCAAGCCGGAACTCTCATCGCccatcaaacagctggGCGTTCCCGAGTACAGGACCAACTTTAATGGATCGCTCCCGCCTCTAGCCGGCAGAACAGCGTCTCAGGAAACGCCTGGCTCTGTGATTAAGCCTCCTCCCACCAACGCATCTGCCTCATCGGGCAATGCCCTGTTCCCGCCAGCAAGTCCGAAAAAATACCAGGTTAGCGCGCTGGAGGCTTACACGCCCGACAGAGGCACGTCGCGCCACCAGTTGGACCCACCATCGTCGTCACAATCGCACCCGTCGGTCAACTCGTCGCCGGCGCTGTGGAACTACGTGCAATTTTCCACCCCGCTGGGCGGCCCCTCGTCGAACGGcaaccagcagcaaaacAGCATGCAGTCAGGCGCCACGAACAACCGGTCGCCGGCCAAGATCGAATTGGAAAGCCCTCTGCGAGACAGAAAGGCCGATTCGCAGGCCGGTGACCTCAAAGATGTGGATCTCGTGAAAGGATTTAAGCAATAG
- a CDS encoding Sorting nexin-3 — MPNPFQSFSSVRPKQHKQTFDELYGEPENFLELEVVNPVTHGNKTTNMYTDYEIVCRTNIPAFKKKYSRVRRRFSEFDAFRKILQQETTRVVIPKLPDKSLLNYNNRFNDDFIEERRQGLERFLNIVAGHPLLQTGSPTLIRFIQDEKWR; from the coding sequence ATGCCCAATCCGTTCCAGTCGTTTTCGTCTGTGCGCCCAAAACAACACAAACAGACGTTCGACGAGCTCTACGGCGAGCCGGAGAACTTCCTGGAGCTCGAGGTGGTCAACCCGGTCACCCACGGCAACAAGACGACCAATATGTACACCGACTACGAGATCGTGTGCCGTACCAACATCCCCGCGTTCAAGAAAAAGTACTCGCGGGTGCGCAGGCGGTTCAGCGAGTTCGACGCGTTCCGCAAGATCCTCCAGCAGGAAACCACCCGCGTGGTTATCCCGAAACTGCCGGACAAGTCGCTTCTCAATTACAACAACCGGTTCAACGACGACTTCATAGAGGAGCGCAGACAGGGCCTGGAGCGGTTCCTGAACATCGTGGCGGGCCAtccgctgctgcagacTGGCAGTCCGACGCTCATCAGATTTATCCAGGACGAGAAGTGGAGATAG
- a CDS encoding Transcriptional activator HAP5: MAFEEFGDQQYAMARYSEMPAHLDEEGIGVSDDLEEELSPENGEVDNEQENDAEDDSDEFGGPSGAFSNVGQGLSGKYKNMMMQYWQETINSIEHDNHDFKNHQLPLARIKKVMKTDEEVKMISAEAPILFAKGCDIFITELTMRAWIHAEEHKRRTLQKSDIAAALQKSDMFDFLIDIVPREEEKPRKKHSQHLANLQSPMDPDYQMRYQQQYMQQVYSPMPMQKGDNYEY; the protein is encoded by the coding sequence ATGGCCTTCGAGGAATTTGGAGATCAGCAGTACGCCATGGCTCGCTACAGCGAGATGCCGGCCCACCTAGACGAGGAGGGCATAGGCGTTTCGgatgatctggaagaagagctCTCGCCCGAGAACGGCGAGGTGGACAACGAGCAAGAGAACGACGCAGAGGACGATTCGGACGAGTTCGGAGGGCCGTCTGGCGCGTTCAGCAACGTTGGACAAGGCCTGAGCGGCAAGTACAAAAACATGATGATGCAATACTGGCAGGAAACCATCAATTCGATCGAGCACGATAACCACGACTTCAAGAACCACCAGCTCCCGCTGGCGCGGATCAAGAAAGTGATGAagaccgacgaggaggtcAAGATGATCTCTGCAGAGGCGCCGATCCTGTTCGCAAAGGGCTGCGACATCTTCATCACCGAACTGACGATGCGGGCGTGGATCCACGCCGAGGAGCACAAACGCAGAACGCTGCAGAAGTCCGACATCGCGGCGGCGCTGCAAAAAAGCGACATGTTTGATTTTCTCATCGACATTGTGCCCcgcgaggaggagaagccGCGCAAGAAGCACTCGCAGCACCTTGCGAACCTGCAAAGCCCGATGGACCCGGACTACCAGATGCGCTACCAGCAGCAGTACATGCAGCAGGTGTATTCTCCGATGCCGATGCAGAAGGGCGACAACTACGAGTACTAG
- a CDS encoding ADP,ATP carrier protein, whose product MSDQSSFFVDFMMGGVSAAVAKTGAAPIERVKLLIQNQDEMIKQGRLARRYTGIGECFKRTLADEGLASFWKGNTANVIRYFPTQALNFAFKDKFKKMFGFKKEEGYWKWFAGNLASGGLAGATSLLFVYSLDFARTRLANDAKSAKGGERQFNGLIDVYRKTLASDGIAGLYRGFLPSVVGIVVYRGLYFGLYDSLKPVVLVGPLEGNFLASFLLGWTVTTGASTASYPLDTVRRRMMMTSGQAVKYKGAFDAFTKIVAAEGVRSLFKGCGANILRGVASAGVISMYDQLQMILLGKKFK is encoded by the coding sequence ATGTCTGACCAATCCTCTTTCTTCGTCGACTTCATGATGGGTGGTGTCTCCGCCGCCGTCGCCAAGACCGGTGCCGCTCCAATCGAGAGAGTCAAGCTTTTGATCCAAAACCAGGACGAAATGATCAAGCAAGGTAGACTTGCCAGAAGATACACCGGTATTGGTGAATGTTTCAAGAGAACCTTGGCTGACGAGGGACTTGCTTCGTTCTGGAAGGGTAACACCGCTAACGTTATCAGATACTTCCCAACTCAGGCTTTGAACTTTGCTTTCAAggacaagttcaagaagatgTTCGgtttcaagaaggaggagggCTACTGGAAATGGTTTGCCGGTAACTTGGCTTCCGGTGGTCTTGCTGGTGCCACCTCCCTGCTGTTCGTCTACTCTTTGGACTTCGCCAGAACCAGATTGGCTAACGACGCCAAGTCCGCCAAGGGAGGTGAGAGACAATTCAACGGTTTGATTGATGTCTACAGAAAGACTCTTGCTTCCGACGGTATTGCTGGTCTTTACAGAGGTTTCTTGCCATCTGTTGTTGGTATTGTTGTCTACAGAGGTCTCTACTTCGGTCTCTACGACTCTCTTAAGCCTGTTGTCTTGGTTGGTCCTCTTGAGGGTAACTTCCTTGCTTCTTTCCTGCTGGGTTGGACCGTCACCACCGGTGCTTCTACTGCTTCCTACCCATTGGACACTGTCAGAAGAAGAATGATGATGACCTCCGGTCAAGCCGTTAAGTACAAGGGCGCTTTCGATGCTTTCACCAAGattgttgctgctgaggGTGTCAGATCCCTGTTCAAGGGTTGCGGTGCTAACATCTTGAGAGGTGTTGCCTCTGCTGGTGTTATCTCCATGTACGACCAGCTGCAAATGATCTTGCTCGGTAAGAAGTTCAAATAA
- a CDS encoding Ribose-5-phosphate isomerase: MSTENAKKNASYAAVDQNLDPSHQVVGIGSGTTIVYVVERLAQLDTERRLVCVPTSFQARELILSHRLHLGRVDEYVDIDIAFDGADEIDSDLNLIKGGGACMFLEKLVASCARKFIVVADHRKSSVALSRGVPLEVVSVAHKRVFLELERLGGRPRLRDAGDRKAGPVVTDHGNLVVDCEFGEIRPERVAELDVKIKALVGVVETGFFPGMAHKAYIGLEDGTVRVQKRRAAL; the protein is encoded by the coding sequence ATGTCAACTGAAAACGCAAAGAAAAACGCCAGCTACGCTGCGGTGGACCAGAACCTCGACCCCTCGCATCAGGTGGTTGGAATAGGGTCCGGCACCACAATTGTGTATGTTGTAGAGCGGCTGGCGCAGCTGGACACAGAGCGCCGGTTAGTGTGTGTGCCGACGAGTTTCCAGGCGCGCGAGTTGATTCTCTCGCACAGGCTCCATTTGGGCCGTGTGGACGAGTATGTGGATATTGACATTGCTTTTGACGGAGCCGACGAAATTGACAGCGATCTGAATCTGATCAAAGGTGGCGGGGCATGcatgtttttggaaaagctggttGCCTCGTGTGCGCGCAAATTTATTGTCGTTGCCGACCATCGCAAGAGCAGCGTAGCACTAAGCAGAGGGGTGCCGCTTGAGGTTGTTTCTGTTGCTCACAAGCGGGTGTTTTTAGAGCTAGAACGGCTGGGCGGCCGTCCGCGGCTAAGAGACGCTGGCGACCGCAAAGCAGGGCCCGTGGTGACAGACCACGGGAACTTGGTGGTTGATTGCGAGTTTGGCGAGATCCGGCCGGAGCGCGTGGCGGAGCTTGACGTGAAGATTAAGGCGCTGGTCGGCGTCGTGGAGACAGGCTTTTTCCCCGGAATGGCGCACAAAGCCTACATCGGGCTCGAGGACGGCACGGTGCGCGTGCAGAAGCGACGTGCTGCTCTGTAG
- a CDS encoding ADP-ribosylation factor 6 — protein MGNSFSRLLRRRNKEVRMVMLGLDNSGKTTILYKLKLGHTQQTVPTVGFNVETIKYRNLVMNTWDVGGQERIRALWRHYFSGTDALIFVIDSADRSRLEEAKKELYKVINDRELTGCLLCVLANKQDKPGKMEQAELVKFLELESIKNHNWCIIPTVATDGTGLNQVLNWIQHNLN, from the exons ATGGGCAACTCATTCTCCCGTCTGCTG AGACGCAGGAATAAAGAGGTCCGCATGGTCATGCTGGGCCTGGACAACTCTGGAAAGACCA CCATATTGTATAAACTGAAACTCGGACATACTCAGCAGACCGTGCCTACGGTCGGGTTCAACGTCGAGACCATCAAATATAGAAACCTCGTGATGAACACGTGGGATGTGGGCGGCCAGGAGCGTATCCGGGCGCTCTGGCGACACTATTTTTCTGGCACGGACGCGTTGATTTTCGTGATCGACTCTGCCGATAGATCCAggctggaggaggccaaaAAGGAGCTCTACAAGGTGATCAACGACAGAGAGCTGACGGGATGTCTGCTGTGCGTGCTTGCGAATAAACAGGACAAGCCCGGCAAAATGGAGCAGGCCGAGCTGGTgaagtttttggagctggaatCCATCAAGAACCACAACTGGTGCATTATTCCAACAGTGGCCACTGACGGCACGGGGCTGAACCAGGTGCTGAACTGGATCCAGCACAACTTGAATTGA
- a CDS encoding 26S proteasome regulatory subunit N4 has product MEDELYSLPQQGHDDISEYIMLNGSQESFRQGEDENIAHSVQDQVSGFGLPPHQQSVYDNIYNSYANPNLYANVTFPDELYDYAQQDNYRYSNDEHENIDPKAAMNTTHQDAKPSEPDQEVMLIPQDDYIVYDPAHTEQQFLPEILQWEFNHKSFPQSNELNIFKTDDVYLDEEFSDDDEDEEDQNKLDDMEMDLDDLSSESSLDEENDNYVMKSDEFRVSNTPENTDSSIYSLTTPQTINPRLVQQDDMMDNNAAVFDDDDEMDDDEKNYSDASDDLYTPAFEQRRESVLSERRPPVLKSEVQKVPAPSLRKLKTSRRTATPPVEEAKEAEEEEHVCYIANPKTGKPCNKKFSRPYDLVRHQNTIHAPKRSFYRCMFCEDDLRRRNNMESNNEIVLKLNYRNTPFSVENSNANVANSHNSKKVKSSMDNGEFLSNKTFSRCDALTRHLRFRHGLNNQQVNDAMDYAKKHVEYYEN; this is encoded by the coding sequence atggaggacgagctcTACTCGCTTCCTCAACAGGGCCATGATGATATTTCGGAGTACATCATGTTGAACGGATCACAGGAATCTTTCAGACAAGGCGAAGACGAAAACATAGCCCACAGCGTCCAGGATCAGGTATCGGGCTTTGGTTTACCACCCCATCAGCAGTCTGTTTACGACAATATTTACAACTCCTATGCAAATCCGAACCTTTATGCCAACGTTACCTTTCCTGACGAATTATACGACTACGCTCAACAAGACAACTACAGATACTCCAACGACGAACATGAAAATATCGACCCGAAAGCAGCCATGAACACGACGCATCAAGATGCCAAGCCATCGGAACCTGATCAAGAAGTGATGTTGATACCTCAAGACGACTACATAGTGTATGACCCCGCTCATACCGAACAGCAATTCCTGCCGGAAATCCTGCAGTGGGAATTTAATCACAAGTCGTTCCCACAGTCCAACGAGCTGAATATATTCAAGACCGACGACGTGTATTTAGATGAAGAGTTCAgcgacgatgacgaggacgaagaagaccagaacaagctggacgacatgGAAATGGATCTGGAcgacttgagcagcgaAAGCAGcttggacgaggaaaacgaTAACTACGTGATGAAATCCGACGAGTTTCGGGTCTCGAATACTCCAGAGAACACCGACAGCTCTATCTACTCGCTAACTACACCGCAAACAATCAACCCAAGACTGGTTCAGCAGGACGATATGATGGATAACAACGCAGCAGTGtttgacgatgacgacgaaatGGACGATGACGAAAAGAACTACTCAGATGCTAGTGATGATTTGTACACGCCGGCATTCGAGCAAAGACGCGAAAGCGTGCTCTCCGAGCGCCGGCCGCCAGTGCTCAAGTCCGAGGTCCAGAAGGTTCCAGCTCCGTCGTTGAGAAAACTGAAAACGTCGCGTCGGACAGCCACTCCTCCCGTGgaggaagccaaagaagcagaggaggaggagcacGTTTGCTACATTGCTAATCCGAAGACGGGAAAGCCATGTAACAAGAAATTCTCGAGACCCTATGATCTGGTGAGACACCAGAACACGATCCATGCTCCTAAGCGGTCGTTCTACCGGTGTATGTTTTGCGAGGACGATCTGAGAAGACGCAACAACATGGAGTCGAATAACGAGATCGTGTTGAAGCTGAATTACCGGAACACTCCGTTTTCGGTGGAGAATTCGAACGCGAACGTTGCGAACTCGCACAACTCCAAGAAGGTGAAGTCTTCGATGGACAACGGCGAGTTCTTGAGCAACAAGACGTTTTCTCGGTGCGATGCTCTCACAAGGCATTTGCGGTTCAGACACGGTCTGAACAACCAGCAGGTCAACGATGCCATGGATTATGCGAAGAAGCATGTTGAGTATTACGAGAACTGA
- a CDS encoding 40S ribosomal protein S7-B: protein MSAASKVLASEPSELELQVAQALVDLETNSPDLKADLRPLQFKSIKEIEVSGNKKAIVIFVPVPLLTAFHKVQITLTRELEKKFPDRHVVFLAERRILPKPGRTSRVTQKRPRSRTLTAVHDKILEDLVFPTEIVGKRVRYLVGGNKIAKVLLDSKDSSDIDYKLDTFQSIYQKLTGKQVTFEIPTETL from the coding sequence ATGTCTGCCGCATCGAAAGTGCTCGCCAGCGAACCATCTGAGCTCGAATTGCAAGTCGCACAAGCTTTGGTCGATTTGGAAACCAACTCTCCAGATTTGAAGGCTGACTTGAGACCCCTCCAGTTCAAGtccatcaaggagattgaggTTTCGGGTAACAAAAAGGCTATTGTCATTTTTGTCCCAGTCCCATTGCTCACCGCTTTCCACAAAGTTCAAATCACCCTGACCAGAGAATTGGAAAAGAAGTTCCCTGACAGACACGTTGTGTTCTTGGCCGAGAGAAGAATCTTGCCAAAGCCAGGAAGAACTTCTAGAGTGACCCAGAAGAGAccaagatccagaacctTGACTGCTGTCCacgacaagatcttggaaGACTTGGTCTTCCCAACCGAGATCGTTGGAAAGAGAGTCAGATATCTTGTTGGTGGTAACAAAATCGCCAAGGTTCTCTTGGACTCCAAGGACTCCTCTGACATCGACTACAAGCTGGACACCTTCCAATCCATTTACCAGAAGTTGACCGGAAAGCAAGTCACTTTCGAGATCCCAACCGAGACCTTATAA